One stretch of Methanocellales archaeon DNA includes these proteins:
- a CDS encoding RNA-binding protein: MKLKARYHLRSDFKEKVLDRLKSMFGPDVEQFFVEKKLEIAETDEYDFILVDGDPMFFMLGERLYPTLRGAMRFKLKKKRVIVDMGAVKFVSNGADIMCPGIINADTEIQKGDTVIVSDEVHGKPIAIGIALISGEEMMGSKGKAIKSVHYVGDKIWKFGALETNLNT, translated from the coding sequence ATGAAATTAAAAGCTAGATACCACTTAAGAAGTGACTTTAAAGAAAAAGTATTGGATAGATTAAAATCCATGTTCGGGCCCGATGTCGAGCAATTTTTTGTTGAAAAAAAGTTGGAGATCGCTGAGACGGATGAATATGATTTCATACTTGTAGATGGTGATCCTATGTTTTTCATGCTCGGTGAAAGACTGTATCCTACCCTAAGAGGTGCAATGAGATTTAAGCTGAAGAAAAAGCGAGTCATCGTTGATATGGGTGCTGTTAAATTCGTGTCTAATGGCGCTGACATAATGTGCCCGGGTATTATAAATGCAGACACAGAGATACAAAAAGGGGATACAGTCATTGTTTCAGATGAAGTTCATGGAAAGCCCATAGCGATAGGAATCGCATTGATCTCAGGAGAAGAGATGATGGGCAGCAAGGGAAAAGCAATTAAATCCGTTCACTACGTTGGCGACAAAATATGGAAATTTGGGGCCTTGGAAACAAATTTAAATACCTAA
- a CDS encoding thermonuclease family protein, which produces MKIAVFILVLSMLLMSISGCTERDVIPPEVTPTPIQRALVTKVVDGDTIIVTGGTRVRLIGIDAPESNEEYYTEGKEFLESRVLYKEVGLEGDTPDKDMYGRSLRYVWLNDDLINAEIVRAGWAIAIQYEPTTKYSNLIAEAEQEAIESQVGIWGATTHISTPIPKTPTPTLKPTPIPTPTVTPTLKPKTAPTPKTTPTPIPTTTNTPTSTPISTPTPTPAPTPVTSTPTPTLSPTLSPAPKPTPEPTPTASPTPKEMPKIVINEFEQNPDGNDSGNEWVELYNPATINLNISGWTLSTTHGTTSNITIPPDTIIPANGYWVYTHSKQWLDNKDESIVLIDLDGNEMDRTLTGSDDKDDKYSWGRFPNGKDTNLSTDWKFQVSTQGERNP; this is translated from the coding sequence GTGAAGATCGCTGTCTTTATTTTGGTGCTGAGCATGCTGCTCATGTCGATTTCGGGGTGCACTGAAAGAGATGTCATACCACCTGAAGTAACACCAACCCCCATACAAAGAGCGTTGGTTACTAAGGTTGTAGATGGAGATACCATCATCGTTACGGGCGGAACAAGAGTGCGCTTGATAGGAATTGATGCACCCGAATCAAATGAGGAGTATTATACAGAGGGAAAGGAGTTTCTAGAGAGTAGGGTATTATATAAAGAGGTTGGATTGGAGGGGGATACCCCTGATAAAGACATGTATGGACGCTCTTTAAGATATGTTTGGCTTAACGATGATTTGATCAATGCAGAAATAGTCAGAGCTGGTTGGGCTATCGCGATCCAGTATGAGCCTACCACCAAATACTCAAATTTGATCGCAGAAGCCGAACAAGAAGCCATAGAAAGTCAAGTGGGAATATGGGGGGCTACAACACATATTTCCACGCCAATTCCAAAAACTCCAACACCTACATTAAAACCCACACCCATACCTACACCGACAGTTACACCAACATTAAAACCAAAAACTGCACCCACTCCTAAAACAACACCTACACCAATACCTACAACAACAAATACGCCAACATCGACTCCTATATCAACCCCAACACCCACACCAGCGCCTACACCCGTAACTTCTACGCCTACACCTACATTATCTCCTACATTATCTCCCGCACCAAAACCAACTCCAGAGCCCACACCAACTGCAAGTCCAACACCAAAAGAGATGCCTAAAATAGTGATCAACGAATTTGAGCAAAATCCTGATGGAAATGACTCTGGAAATGAATGGGTTGAGCTTTACAACCCTGCCACAATCAACTTAAATATAAGCGGATGGACATTATCCACAACCCATGGAACAACATCAAATATCACGATACCCCCAGATACTATAATACCTGCAAATGGATACTGGGTCTACACTCATAGCAAACAATGGTTGGACAACAAAGATGAATCCATCGTGTTAATAGATCTAGATGGAAATGAGATGGACAGAACATTAACGGGAAGCGATGACAAAGATGATAAGTACAGTTGGGGGAGATTTCCCAACGGAAAGGATACAAATTTGAGCACAGACTGGAAATTTCAAGTATCTACTCAAGGAGAGCGCAATCCATAG
- a CDS encoding tripartite tricarboxylate transporter permease — MPGISIHLVLASVLFGFLLGIITGLTPGLHVNNIALLLVAFSSFLLKFGFTPLYIAIIIVANAVTHTFLDFVPSTFLGAPEADTALAVLPGHRLLLEGHGMEAIRLSALGSAGSVVVSLLLVLPLAILFKNTYDAISQYMGWILLFIVIIMIGTECGDGTKGPFEHLRYKVFAIVVFLISGWLGIFSFTRGFLMAPIIKFGEPSILLPLLSGLFGASMLLISLLTKTEVPAQIRTGFKLPKEKIARGIFTGSLAGSLVSWLPGVSSAVATVVARLMIREDHEEDSAREFIVAVSGVNTSNAIFSLIALYVIQRARSGAMVAVNSIIPSGWNLSLVVLFLIVIVGVSIASYFVTIFIGDYASMALAHLNYSKLCAMVLIGLGVMTILFTGLVGMIIFAVATLIGLLPSYLRVKKTHAMGVLLFPLILYFFGWFTW; from the coding sequence ATGCCCGGTATATCGATCCATCTTGTGTTGGCATCAGTGCTTTTTGGCTTTTTGCTGGGCATTATCACTGGTTTAACTCCAGGACTTCATGTCAACAATATCGCATTGCTACTTGTAGCATTTTCATCTTTTTTGCTTAAATTTGGGTTTACGCCCCTTTACATTGCGATCATCATCGTCGCGAATGCAGTGACACATACCTTCTTGGACTTTGTTCCATCGACATTTCTGGGTGCACCTGAGGCAGATACCGCGCTTGCTGTGCTTCCTGGACATAGGTTGTTGCTAGAGGGGCACGGCATGGAGGCGATCAGATTATCCGCATTAGGTAGCGCTGGCTCTGTTGTAGTATCACTATTGCTAGTACTCCCTCTTGCCATCTTGTTCAAAAATACATATGATGCAATCAGCCAGTATATGGGCTGGATCCTGCTTTTCATAGTGATAATCATGATAGGGACGGAATGTGGAGATGGGACTAAAGGCCCATTTGAGCATTTAAGGTATAAGGTATTTGCAATAGTAGTCTTCCTTATATCCGGATGGCTGGGCATCTTCTCGTTCACAAGAGGTTTTTTGATGGCACCGATTATAAAGTTCGGCGAACCATCCATATTGCTCCCATTGCTCTCAGGACTGTTTGGAGCGAGCATGCTTCTGATCAGCCTGCTCACCAAAACGGAAGTTCCAGCTCAAATAAGGACAGGGTTCAAGCTGCCTAAAGAAAAGATTGCAAGAGGTATTTTCACCGGAAGTTTGGCTGGCTCACTCGTGTCATGGCTACCAGGCGTATCATCGGCAGTTGCAACGGTGGTGGCACGCCTGATGATTCGTGAAGATCATGAAGAAGACTCTGCGCGAGAGTTCATCGTTGCAGTCAGTGGAGTTAATACATCCAATGCGATCTTCAGCCTCATAGCACTATATGTAATCCAACGTGCACGGAGTGGGGCCATGGTTGCAGTCAATAGCATCATCCCTAGTGGATGGAATTTATCGTTGGTAGTGCTCTTTTTAATTGTGATTGTGGGCGTTTCAATCGCCTCTTATTTCGTGACTATTTTTATAGGGGATTATGCTTCTATGGCTTTAGCTCACTTGAATTACTCAAAGCTCTGTGCGATGGTGCTAATCGGTCTGGGTGTTATGACGATTTTATTTACCGGATTAGTTGGAATGATAATTTTCGCGGTTGCCACACTGATCGGATTACTTCCTTCTTATTTAAGGGTCAAAAAAACCCATGCAATGGGCGTGCTACTATTTCCATTGATCTTATACTTTTTCGGTTGGTTTACATGGTAG
- a CDS encoding RlmE family RNA methyltransferase, with the protein MPRKREDYFYRKAKMEGYRSRASYKLQQINAKYNVIRPGNIVVDLGAAPGGWLQVAKEISGGFVIGVDIQEIEPIEGVETLIGDITSPNTLQKIQGIIKKTGGADVVICDASPNLSGNWSLDHARSVDLCNSALNIAIKILKPGGNFVVKVFQGDMFSDFLAAVKKHFSFAKAYGPKASRKESAEIYVIGKGFF; encoded by the coding sequence ATGCCACGCAAAAGAGAAGACTATTTTTATCGGAAGGCAAAGATGGAGGGGTATAGGTCCAGAGCATCATATAAGCTTCAGCAGATCAATGCCAAGTACAACGTGATACGACCCGGCAATATCGTAGTTGACCTCGGTGCAGCTCCTGGAGGATGGCTTCAAGTAGCCAAAGAAATTTCAGGCGGTTTTGTCATTGGAGTTGACATACAAGAAATTGAACCCATAGAAGGCGTGGAAACCCTGATAGGAGATATAACCTCTCCCAATACTCTACAGAAAATACAGGGCATAATCAAGAAGACGGGTGGCGCTGATGTCGTCATATGCGATGCATCCCCTAACCTATCTGGCAACTGGAGTTTAGACCATGCGAGGTCCGTCGACCTGTGTAATTCGGCTTTAAACATTGCCATAAAGATACTAAAACCAGGTGGAAATTTCGTTGTGAAAGTGTTTCAAGGTGATATGTTCTCTGATTTTCTTGCCGCGGTCAAAAAACATTTCAGCTTCGCTAAGGCATATGGTCCCAAGGCTTCCAGGAAGGAGAGCGCTGAAATCTATGTCATTGGCAAAGGATTCTTTTGA
- the purM gene encoding phosphoribosylformylglycinamidine cyclo-ligase: protein MSMTYSRSGVDIFKENKAIEALVKHLTFKRRGLGAPLIDIGHYAGLIELGDFALAITTDGIGSKAIIASAIKKWDTVGIDCIAMNVNDILSIGAEPLAFVDYLAMNTPNEYISEQIGVGLQRGAELSNISIVGGEFATLPEIINGFDLAGTCVGLVSKERMITGEQIKIGDLLLGLPSSGIHSNGLTLARKVIKSCSYSYEDIFPLNPRKSIGEELLTPTRIYMEVLDLIKECDVHGLAHITGSGLLKLNRFTNGFKFDNPLEPNDIFKFLQKEGNISDIEMYRTFNMGMGFLVILSEKDAEKALEITDGKIVGEVVEKGIAVRDIVVK from the coding sequence ATGAGTATGACGTATTCCAGATCTGGCGTTGACATCTTCAAAGAAAACAAGGCTATCGAAGCGTTAGTAAAGCATCTAACGTTTAAACGAAGGGGTTTGGGCGCCCCTTTAATTGACATAGGGCATTATGCGGGTTTGATCGAGTTAGGGGACTTCGCTCTGGCGATCACCACGGATGGTATCGGCTCTAAGGCAATCATCGCAAGTGCTATAAAAAAATGGGATACGGTTGGCATCGACTGCATAGCGATGAACGTTAATGACATTCTTTCCATAGGGGCAGAGCCATTGGCATTCGTGGATTATCTTGCCATGAATACTCCGAACGAATACATCTCAGAACAGATCGGAGTTGGGCTGCAAAGGGGGGCAGAACTCTCAAATATATCCATTGTGGGAGGTGAGTTTGCTACGCTGCCAGAAATAATCAACGGATTTGATTTGGCTGGCACCTGTGTTGGTTTGGTTTCAAAAGAACGGATGATCACGGGGGAGCAAATCAAGATAGGCGATTTGCTTCTCGGCTTGCCAAGCTCGGGTATACATAGCAATGGGCTGACACTTGCAAGAAAAGTCATTAAGAGCTGTTCTTACTCCTATGAAGATATATTTCCGTTAAATCCCAGAAAAAGCATAGGTGAGGAGTTGTTAACTCCAACACGTATTTATATGGAAGTATTGGACCTGATAAAAGAGTGCGATGTACATGGATTAGCGCACATTACTGGTAGTGGGTTGCTAAAATTGAACCGCTTCACTAACGGATTTAAGTTTGACAACCCATTAGAGCCCAATGATATTTTTAAATTTCTGCAAAAAGAAGGCAATATAAGTGATATCGAGATGTATAGGACTTTTAATATGGGGATGGGGTTCTTGGTAATCCTTTCGGAAAAGGATGCAGAAAAGGCTTTAGAGATCACGGATGGCAAAATAGTTGGAGAGGTTGTCGAGAAAGGGATTGCAGTTAGGGATATTGTCGTCAAATAG
- a CDS encoding helix-turn-helix transcriptional regulator: MPLTKNKLREFRNKARLSQEKLAEKVSVTRQTIISIENGKYTPSLELALKFAEQFKCTVEDLFGI, translated from the coding sequence ATGCCATTAACAAAGAACAAGTTGAGGGAATTCAGAAACAAGGCCAGATTAAGCCAAGAAAAACTGGCTGAAAAAGTTAGCGTGACAAGACAAACGATAATATCCATAGAAAATGGAAAATACACTCCCTCCCTGGAACTTGCATTGAAATTTGCTGAGCAATTCAAATGCACAGTTGAAGACTTGTTTGGCATTTAG
- a CDS encoding tRNA (guanine(10)-N(2))-dimethyltransferase, with the protein MQTEIIKEGTTQIMVPVLDREKYHPSKTPVFYNPKMELSRDISTACIAAFAGDRDSYVDALGATGIRGVRVANELHLDTTINDWNFKAYELIVKNIGLNKLDAKAERKNANVLLSESHFDIVDIDPFGSPAPFLDSACRSADKMLCVTATDTAPLCGAHKASGIRKYGAFPLKTEYHAEMGIRILLGAIARNLAKYDKSMNSLLAHATDHYYRAYVSLKKGASNANNMLKQMGFIYHCLSCGQRGWNSGLAVHMVKDCPHCSSSTSLAGPLWLGSLHDKKFCKVVLSELRNREFGTKEQALKIVRLCGDELDIPTHYDQHKFCKALRITPPTLDRTIFQLQEAGFQASRTHFFGTSFKTDAPLEEIKRILCQ; encoded by the coding sequence ATGCAGACAGAAATCATCAAAGAGGGCACGACTCAAATCATGGTTCCAGTATTGGATAGAGAGAAATATCACCCATCCAAGACGCCTGTGTTCTACAATCCCAAAATGGAGCTTTCAAGAGACATCAGCACAGCATGCATTGCCGCATTTGCAGGCGATCGGGACTCCTATGTAGATGCACTTGGTGCGACTGGCATTAGGGGGGTGCGAGTGGCAAACGAACTCCACTTGGACACCACCATCAATGACTGGAACTTCAAGGCTTATGAGCTGATAGTAAAAAACATTGGGTTGAATAAGCTGGATGCCAAGGCAGAGAGAAAAAATGCGAACGTACTGCTTTCTGAGTCACATTTCGATATTGTCGATATTGATCCGTTTGGTTCACCAGCGCCTTTCTTGGACTCTGCCTGTAGATCAGCGGACAAGATGCTTTGCGTAACGGCCACTGATACAGCGCCCCTCTGTGGCGCTCACAAAGCCTCTGGCATTAGAAAGTATGGCGCCTTCCCCTTGAAAACAGAATATCACGCAGAGATGGGCATACGTATTCTGCTTGGAGCCATAGCTAGGAACCTAGCTAAATATGACAAATCCATGAACTCTTTGCTGGCGCATGCCACCGATCACTATTACAGAGCGTATGTATCCCTAAAAAAAGGTGCTTCCAATGCAAATAATATGCTAAAACAAATGGGCTTCATATATCATTGTCTCTCTTGTGGTCAAAGAGGTTGGAATTCTGGCTTGGCAGTTCATATGGTCAAGGATTGCCCCCATTGTAGCTCGTCCACAAGTTTGGCAGGTCCTCTTTGGTTGGGTAGTTTGCATGACAAGAAATTCTGCAAAGTTGTTTTATCTGAACTCAGGAATAGGGAGTTTGGAACAAAGGAGCAGGCACTAAAGATCGTGCGCCTTTGCGGGGATGAACTGGATATCCCCACTCATTATGATCAACATAAGTTCTGTAAGGCTTTGAGAATTACGCCGCCTACCTTAGACAGAACTATCTTCCAACTACAAGAGGCAGGTTTTCAAGCATCTAGAACACACTTTTTTGGAACATCCTTTAAGACAGATGCTCCACTGGAGGAGATCAAAAGAATCCTTTGCCAATGA
- a CDS encoding DUF5654 family protein, translated as MKAEVIDKLAALITAAFGLVAALAWNDTIKAIFQHVFGTAETISAMLAYSTIVTLLAVFATIQIGKAAEKAK; from the coding sequence ATGAAAGCAGAGGTGATTGATAAATTAGCAGCTTTGATAACTGCTGCCTTTGGATTGGTGGCAGCCCTTGCTTGGAATGATACGATTAAGGCAATTTTTCAACATGTCTTTGGAACGGCAGAAACCATTAGTGCAATGTTGGCCTATTCAACTATTGTAACCCTCCTAGCAGTATTCGCAACAATCCAAATAGGAAAAGCTGCTGAAAAAGCAAAATAG
- the argH gene encoding argininosuccinate lyase, with translation MKDILRSRLTSKMDEKVAKFTSSLEVDQWIFKTDLLVDKAHVIMLYEQGIIQKDDCYAILKALDTIEKSGVAYVNISEHEDVHIAIESKLIELVGEVGGRMHSGRSRNDEIATCIRIAIRDELLGLMGDIIGLRKTLLNLAGKHTKTIMPGFTHLQHAQPTTFAHHLIAHADAFGRDFDRLMDAYVRVNLCPLGAAALASTGFPINRERTAQLLGFDDLIENSMDAVSTRDFAIECMSAFANTMVDLSRLAEELILWSTSEFDFIELDDRYASTSSIMPQKKNPDVLELIRAKTGSVYGELMSALAICKASPYSYNIDLQEVSPHLLKAVKITKNSVCVMAGVVDTMQIKSDVMTAAAAVGFITATELSDTMVRVTGIPFRTAHRIVGALARDEEKPVLEQIDAIAKKIIGKRLSDMGLTQEIIDKALDIEQNVRVRSIRGGPSPDECERMIKERKKSIASDADLLQQKTNKINVALEQLNALVRSGV, from the coding sequence ATGAAAGATATTCTGCGAAGTCGCCTAACGTCTAAAATGGATGAAAAGGTAGCTAAATTTACATCCTCTTTAGAAGTGGATCAATGGATTTTTAAAACAGACCTACTCGTGGATAAAGCCCATGTCATAATGCTGTATGAACAAGGCATAATCCAAAAGGATGATTGCTATGCCATATTAAAGGCGCTGGATACCATTGAGAAAAGTGGCGTTGCATACGTAAACATATCTGAGCACGAGGACGTCCATATTGCAATCGAGTCAAAGCTCATCGAGTTGGTTGGTGAGGTTGGTGGGAGAATGCACTCCGGAAGGTCGCGCAACGATGAGATTGCTACGTGTATCAGGATTGCCATAAGGGATGAGCTATTGGGGCTAATGGGCGATATCATTGGGTTGAGAAAAACTCTGCTCAACCTCGCAGGGAAACATACCAAGACGATAATGCCAGGATTTACTCACCTTCAGCATGCTCAACCCACCACGTTTGCGCATCACCTGATCGCCCATGCAGATGCTTTTGGAAGAGATTTTGATCGACTCATGGATGCATATGTGCGCGTGAACCTATGTCCACTTGGTGCAGCCGCACTGGCCTCAACCGGATTTCCGATTAACCGAGAAAGAACTGCGCAGTTACTGGGCTTTGATGACCTGATTGAGAATTCAATGGATGCAGTCAGTACAAGAGACTTTGCCATAGAGTGCATGTCTGCCTTTGCAAACACAATGGTTGATTTGAGCCGCCTTGCGGAAGAGCTCATTCTATGGAGTACCTCTGAGTTCGACTTTATCGAATTAGATGACAGGTATGCGTCTACGAGCAGCATAATGCCCCAGAAAAAGAACCCAGATGTGCTTGAGCTGATCCGGGCAAAAACGGGCTCTGTATACGGTGAGCTCATGTCAGCACTTGCGATATGTAAGGCATCGCCATACAGCTATAACATTGATTTGCAGGAAGTTTCCCCACACCTGCTAAAGGCAGTCAAAATCACCAAGAATTCAGTGTGCGTCATGGCGGGCGTGGTTGATACTATGCAAATCAAAAGTGATGTGATGACTGCCGCCGCTGCAGTCGGATTCATTACGGCAACTGAGCTATCTGACACAATGGTCCGAGTAACTGGCATCCCATTTAGGACGGCCCACCGAATTGTCGGAGCATTGGCCAGGGATGAAGAGAAGCCTGTTTTAGAGCAAATAGATGCTATAGCAAAGAAGATAATCGGAAAAAGATTAAGCGATATGGGGCTTACCCAAGAGATCATCGATAAGGCGCTTGACATAGAGCAGAACGTCAGAGTTCGAAGCATAAGAGGCGGGCCTTCCCCTGATGAATGCGAGCGTATGATCAAAGAGAGGAAAAAGAGCATTGCAAGTGATGCAGATCTCTTGCAGCAAAAAACCAATAAAATAAACGTTGCATTGGAGCAGTTAAACGCCCTCGTCAGATCAGGGGTATAA
- a CDS encoding non-histone chromosomal MC1 family protein produces the protein MAERVRNNFGLIENGEEVGTFSGHQPRDAALKCASRGKTKIVLREKGTKRLHLFTGSREKVTAPARKPSWLPGMVWKPNVKKVGVRHLKYNELSRNSPDIFRF, from the coding sequence ATGGCAGAAAGAGTAAGAAATAATTTTGGTTTGATAGAGAATGGGGAAGAAGTTGGCACATTCAGTGGACATCAACCACGAGATGCTGCTTTGAAGTGCGCATCAAGAGGGAAGACAAAGATAGTTCTCAGGGAGAAGGGTACTAAAAGGCTTCATCTGTTCACAGGCTCGAGAGAGAAGGTTACAGCCCCGGCCAGAAAACCAAGTTGGTTGCCCGGCATGGTATGGAAGCCCAATGTCAAGAAGGTCGGAGTCAGACACCTGAAATACAACGAGCTATCAAGGAATTCACCGGATATCTTCAGGTTTTAA
- the sepF gene encoding cell division protein SepF — protein sequence MPSFIDKLIGAKKPEVTEYDELDIGQYEEILEDVPAEMYVRIAQMATPNELPELKKEVYDGNILIIDISHIKNDKATSERAVRDLKQVAADVHGDIAGIGENQIIVTPTGIRIDRTKIVGKY from the coding sequence TTGCCAAGTTTTATAGATAAATTGATTGGAGCAAAAAAACCGGAAGTAACGGAGTACGATGAGTTAGATATAGGGCAATACGAAGAGATCTTAGAAGACGTGCCTGCTGAGATGTATGTCAGGATTGCGCAGATGGCAACCCCAAATGAACTCCCAGAATTAAAGAAGGAAGTATATGACGGAAACATCTTGATAATAGACATATCCCACATCAAAAATGATAAGGCGACATCTGAGAGAGCTGTGAGAGATCTCAAACAAGTAGCTGCAGATGTTCATGGGGACATTGCTGGCATAGGAGAGAACCAGATAATAGTTACCCCGACAGGTATCAGGATCGATAGAACAAAGATCGTTGGCAAGTATTAA